The region TGGAGTGGGCCTCGGAGAGCGGCTGCACCCTGGTCCACCTCGGTGGCGGGGTCCGCGCCGACGACGGCCTGTTCCAGTTCAAGCGCGCTTTCGGAGGCCGACGGACCCCGTTCTGGACCGGGTCGGTGGTGCTGGACGAGCGGCACTACACCGCCCTGCTCGACGAGCACGCCCGTACGCTCGGCCGGACCGCCGACGACCTGCGCTGCTCGGGTTACTTCCCGGGCTACCGGCTGGGTCGGGGCTGACCGATGGCCGACGATCGCCGCGACCCCGGCCCCGCCCTGCTCGGACGGCCCTGGGAGGTCGGTTCCAGCTTCCCGCTGCACCTGCCGGCCGAGCCCGACTGGGCCGGTACGCCCGCCCACCCCGACCCGGCCCCCACGTACGGCGAACTGTTCGGCTCCGGCCGCCAGGCCCTGCGCGCCCTGGTCGAGTTCGGCCGGCGCGAGTACGGCTGGACCGCGCTGCACCTGCCCGCGTACTACTGCGATGACGTGGTCGACGCGGTGGTCGACGTACTGCCGGTCCGGCGCTATCCGGTCGGGCCGACCGGTGGGACGCCGCCGGTGGCCGAGCCGACCGACGCGGTGGTGGCGGTGTCGTACTTCGGTGCGCCCCCGGTGGTGCCGGCGGCGTCCGGTGCGACGCTGGTGGTCGACGCCACCCACGATCCGCGTGCGCCCTGGCTCGCCTCGGTCCGCGCCGACTACGTCTTCGCCTCGCTGCGCAAGACGCTGCCGCTGCCCGACGGCGGGGCCCTTTGGTCGGACACCGGCCGTCCGGTGCCCCCGGCGGGCCCACCGACCGCACGGCACCTGGGCCTGGTCGACCGGGTCCTGTCCGCGATGTACCTGAAGGCGGCGTACCTGGCCGGCGGGCCGGTGGACAAGGAGCAGTACCTGGCCCGGTACGCGGCCGGCGAGGATCTGTTCCGGGACAGCGGCGTCAGCGGCATCTCGGAGCTGTCCCGTCAGATGCTGCGGGTGCTGCCGGTCGACCGGCTGCGGCGCCGCCGGATCGAGAACGCGGCCCTGCTCGCCGCCGGCCTGTCCGGGCTGTCCGGGCTTCGGGCCCGCGCGCACACCCTCGGGGTGGTGCTGGAGTTCGATTCGCACCGGCGACGCGAGGCGGTCCGGCAGGCGCTGGTCGACCGCCGGGTCTATCCGGCGGTGCTCTGGCGGCTCGGCCTCGACCCGGCGCCGACGGACCGGCTGCCGGTCGAGTTGACCATGGACGAGCGGGTCGGCTTCTCCCGCCGGATGCTCTTCCTGCACACCGACTACCGCAGCACCGGCTCCGACCTGGCCCGGGTCGCCGAACTGGTACGCGAGATCCACCCGGCAACAGCCGCGAACGCCGTCCCGACCGGCGGCGGTGGCGTCCCGAAGGCCGTTCCCGCCGATGGTGGCGGTGCTGTCCCGAAGGCCGTTCCCGCCGATGGTGGCGGTGCCGTCCCGAAGGTCATCCCCACCGACGGTGGCGTCCCGAGCAGCAGCCGACGAGGAGAACCATGCTGACCGGCCGACTGGTCGGACTGCGCCCGATGCAGGCCGACGACCTCGACTTTCTCACCGACCTGGCGAACGCGCCGCAGGTACGCGGCAACGTCGTGGGCTGGGACTGGCCGGTGGCGCGCGACGCCCAGCGGGACTGGTTCCAGGGCGCCTCCCGCGATCCCCGCAACCGCCGGCTCACCGTGGTCGACCGGATCACCGGGGGACCGGTCGGCCTGACCGGGTTGTGGGAGGTCGACTGGCACAACCGGTCCGCCCTGACCGCCGTCAAGCTCATGCCCGGCGCGACGCCGAGGGGCGCCGGCACCGACTCGATCATGCTGACCATGGCCTGGGCGTTCTACGACGTCGGGCTGCGCCGGCTGCACAGCACCATCCTCGACTTCAATGCCGGCAGTCTCGGCGCCTACGTGCGGCGATGCGGCTGGCAGGTCGAGGGGTGCGACCGGGAGGCGGTGTTCCGCCGGGGCCGGTGGCACGACCTGACCCGGGTGGCGATCCTGCGGCCGGAGTTCGACGCCCTGCCCGACGCCCCGGAGTACGTCGAGCGCGCCTGCGGCCCGACCCCGGTGCCGGTCCAGCCCACCCCGGACCACCCGGCCCGGCACCTCGACCCGGCCGCCCGTATTTGACGTTCGACCGTTCCCCGTCCAGCACCCGAACCGTCCAGCACCCGAACCGTTCAGCACCCGAACAGTCCAGAAGGGACAGACCGACAGTGACAGGACTGCGCGTGGCCATCCTGTTCAAGCACCGGCAGAGCGGCCGATGGCTCCTCCCGCAGGTGGAGGAGCTCCGCCGCCGTGGCCACCAGGTGCTGGTGGTGCTGCCACCGGGCCCCGGACCACTGCCGGCGGAACTGGCCCGGCGCGGGTTCGAGGTGGTCGAGTCGCCGTTCGACTTCCGCTTCCGGCCCAGCCCGGCGACGCTGCGCGGCCTGTGGCGGCTGCGCCGGCTGCTGCGCGACCTGCGGCTCGACATCCTCAAATACCACCTGTACGCGTCCGCCCTCGCCGCCCGGTTCACCTCGGTCGGGCTCCGGCTCGGCCGGGTGCACGTGGTCGTCGGCCCGCTGTTCCTCGAATCCCGAATCATCCGGCTGGTCGAACGCTGGCTCTGGCGCGCGGACGACGTCATCGTCTGCGGCACCGAGTACACCTCCCGCCGCTACGGCGCCCTCGGCGTACCGGCGGAACGCCGCCCGTCGACCACCCCCGGCATCGACACCGGCCACTTCAGCCGGGAACGTTTCGTCGCCGAGCAGCGTGCCGTGGCCGGGCCGGCGGTCACCGGGCGGCAACCGGTGGTGGCCCAGCGGCGTTCCGACGGGCAGCGGTCGGGACCGACCGGGACCGACGGGCCGACCGCAGCGGACCTGCGGGCCAAGATCCGGGCCGAGCTGGGCATCGACCAGGACGCGTTCGTCGTGGTCATGGTCGCCTACGTGTACGCGCCCAAGCGGCTGACGTACCACGGGCGGGGGATCAAGGGGCACGACATCCTGCTCCCCGCCTGGCAGTCGTTCCAGGCCCGACGCCCCCGCTCCCACCTGCTGCTGATCGGCGGCGGGTTCTCCCCGGCCGGCGAGCGGCACCGCCGGGAACTCGTGCACCGGTTCGAGGTGGACGCCGACCCGAGCATCACCTGGCTGGAATCGGTGACCGAGGTACGCCCGTACTACAACGCGTCCGACCTGAGCGTCAGCCCGTCGCTGTCGGAGGGGCACGGCGCCCCGGTCGAGGCGGGCGCGATGAGCCTGCCGAGCATCGTCAGCGACGCCGGAGGGCTGCCCGAGGTGGTCGACAAGGCCAGCGGTTGGGTCGTACCGGCGGGCCGGGTCGGGCCGCTGGAGGCGGCGCTGGCGTCGGCGTACCGGGAGTTCGGTGCGGGGGTGCTGCCGCGCCGGGGCGACGCCGCCCGCGAACGGATGGTGCGGTTCTTCGACCACGGACCGGCGGCCGAGGCGATCGCCGACATCGTGGAACGGACGGCGGCGGAGGTACGGTCCCGATGAGAGTGGTGGTGACCAGCGAGACCCGGTTCTCCCGTACGCCGGACGGCTCGGTCTGGACCCAGGACGGTCCCGCGTACCCGTTCTTCAGCCGGTACCTGGCGGCGTTCGACACCGTCCGGGTGGTGGCCCGGATCCGGCAGGTCGACGAGCCGGCCGGCGGCTCGCACCGGGTCGACGGTCCCGGGGTCGAACTCTGGCCGGTGCCGCACTACATCGGGCCGCGCCAGTACCTGTCCCGCTGGCGGGAGATCCGGCAGGCGGTGTGCGCCGCCGCCCGGCCCGGCGACGCGGTGATCCTGCGCGTTCCGTCGCCCACCGGGTCGATGCTGGCCGGCTGGCGGGAGCGGCAACGGCTGCCGTACGCGGTGGAGGTCGTCGGCGACCCGTACGACGTGTTCGCCCCCGGTGTGGTGGACCACCCGCTGCGCCCGTTCCTGCGGCACTGGGGCACCACCCGGTTGCGCCACCTGTGCCGCCGCGCCGGCGCGGTCGCGTACGTCACCGAGCGCCACCTCCAGTCCCGCTACCCGACCCGGCCCGGTACGGTCAGCGCCGCCTACTCCAGCGTGGACCTGCCCGCCGACGCGTTCGTGTCCGGCCCCCGGCGGATCGAGCGGTCACCGAGGCCGGGCACCCTGATCTCGATCGGTTCGCTGGACCAGCTCTACAAGGGCATCGACACCGTGATCGAGGCGCTCGCCCAGCTCACCGGCACCGGAATCGACGCCCGGCTGGTGCACCTCGGCGACGGCCGGTTCCGGCCCCGCCTCGAACAGCTCGCCGCCCGACTCGGGGTGGCCGACCGGGTCACCTTCGCCGGCACCGTACCGGCGGGCGCGGCGGTCCGCGCGCACCTGGACGCGGCCGACCTGGTGGTGATGCCGTCCCGGACCGAGGGCCTGCCCCGCGCGTTGATCGAGGCGATGGCGCGCGGCCTGCCGGCGGTCGGCTCCACCGTCGGCGGCATCCCCGAACTGCTCGCCGACGCCGACCTGGTGTCGCCGGACGACCCGGCCGCCCTGACCGAGGCGATCCGCCGGTTCCTCACCCAGCCGGAGCGGCTCTCCGCCGCCTCGGCCCGGAACCTGAACCGGGCCCGGGACTACTCGCTCGCCTCGCTGCGCCCGCGCCGGGACCAGTTCTACCGCACGGTGCGCGACGCGACCGCACGCCGCACCCCGGTCGGTGGTCGGACATGACCAGCTCACCGACCCGCCGGGACCGGCTCGGCGACCACCCCACCCGGCCGGGCGAGTGCCCGTACCCGGTCACCGACCGGGCGGTACGGGTGACGCACGTGATTGGCTGGCTGGACCGGGGCGGGGCGGAGACCGTCTCGCTCGACCTGTGCCGGGCGATCCCGTCCACCGACGTACGGCAGACCTTCGTCACCCTGAACGGGCGCGAGGGCAGCCTCGCCGACGACTTCCGGGCCACCGGCGCCGGGGTGACCCAGTGCCCGGTTACCCCGCTGCGTACCTTCGGGCCCCGGCTGTGGCGCTGCCTGCGGGCGCTGCGACCCGACGTGGTCGTCTCCCACGTCAGCCTCACCAGCGCGGTGATCCTGCTGGTCGCCCGCTTCGCCGGGGTGCCGGTGCGGATCGCCCGGATGTGGAGCGAGGGCGACGGCCGCCCCGACACCCGCGCCCGCCGGATCCGCAGGGCCGTGCTGCGCCGACTGCTCCGCCGGGTCGCCACCGACGTGCTCGGCGTGACCACGGCGGCGCTCGCCCTCGCCGGCCCGCCGACCGGGGACCGCCGCTACCGGGTGCTCTACAACAGCGTCGACCCGAGCCGGGTGGGCGGCTGGGAACGCGAGGCCGCCCGGTCCCGGTGGCGGTTGCCGAGCGACGTGCCGGTGCTGGCGTACCTGGGTCGGTCGGCACCGGAGAAGAACCGGCCGTTCCTGATCGAGGTGCACCGCGCCGTACGCGCCCACCGGCCGGACGCCCGGCTGTTCGTGGTCGGGCCGGGCGGCGCCGACGACCTGCTCGGGGCGTACCCGGAGATTGTCGACGACCCGCTGGTGGTGCTCGCCGGGGAGTCCGACGAGATCGCCTCCGTGCTCGCCGCCACCGACGTGCTGCTGCTGCCGTCGCGGCGGGAGGGACTGCCGGGCGTGGTGCTGGAGGCGCTGGCCGCCGGGGTTCCGGTGCTCGCGACCGACCTGCCGTGCCTGCGCGAGGTCGAACCCCGCGTACGCGGACTCGCCCTGCTGCCGCTCGCCGACGGCCCGCAGCGGTGGGCGGACGCGGCGGTGGCCCAGATCCAACTCGGCCCGGTGGAGCGTGCGGAGATCCGCCGGAGCCTGCACTCGTCGCCGTTCCTGCTGGCCAACGCCGTCGCGCAGTGGCGGACCCTCTGGACGATCGGCCGCCGATGAGGTCCACACCGCCCGGTCCGGCGGGCCACCTCAACGGTCAGGTCGGCCACGTCGGCGGTCCGCCGAACCAGGTCAGCGGTCCGGTCGACCGGGCCGGCTCGCCCCGTACCGTGGACGCGCCACGCCCGGCGGGCCGGATCGGGCCGGCGGGCCGCAACCGGCCCACCGGTCGCGGCCGGCGGTCGGGCCGGACCGGGCCGGACACCGTGAACTGGGCCCTGGCCGGCGGGCTGGTGTCGGCGGTCAGCCTGCTGCTGGCGATCCTCGACGCCCGGCTGCACCACTGGTTCCTGCTCCCGGTCACCGCCTGCGGGGTGCTGATCGCCCTCGACGTGGTCGGCTGGTTCCGCCGCCAGTTCGACATCTTCGACCCGCAGGCCCTGCTCGGACTGCTCGGGCTGCACTTCTTCTACCTGGCCCCGATCCTGCACGTCACACTCGACCACTGGGCACTGTTCGTCAGCCCGCCACAGGAGTGGCGCGACGCGCTCGGCGCGATGGCGATCCTGAACCTGATCGGCCTGCTGATCTACCGGTGGCTGCTGTCGTACCCGGTCCGCGGCCGGCACACCGCGTGGCGCGTGCGACTCAACGTGTCCCGGTTCTACCTGGTCGGCTCGCTGGCGGTGGCCGCCGGGGTGCTCGCGTTCGGCTTCGAGATCGTCGTGTTCGGCGGCCTGAGCGGATTCCTGGCCGTGATGACCCAGGACCGCGAGGCGCTCACCGGCATGGGTTGGCTGCTGATGCTCGCCGAGTCGTTCCCGCTGATCGCCTTCGCGCTGGTCCTGGTCAGGTGGCGGGAGGCGCTGGCCCGGCGCCGGTCGCTGGTGGTGTGGCTGCTGGTCAGCCTGGCCGCGGTCCAGTTCCTGGTCGGCGGGCTGCGGGGCAGCCGGAGCAACACCGTCTGGCCGATGCTGCTCGCCCTGATCCTGGTCCACCTCATCGTCTTCACCATCTCCCGCAAGGCGTTGCTGGTCTGCGGGCTGATCTTCGTGCTGTTCATGTACCTGTACGGCCTCTACAAGAGCGCCGGGGTCGAGGTGGTCGACGTCGTACGCGGTGACCGCAGCATCGAGCAGATCTCCTCGGAAACCGGGCGGGACCTGCCGAAAGTCCTGCTCAACGACCTCGCTCGGGCCGACATGCAGGCGGTGCTGCTGGAACGCAAGCGCCACGGCGAGGGCGACCTCGGGTACGGCGTCACGTACCTCGGTGCGGTCACCCTGCTGGCGCCGGGCTGGCTGCTGCCCGAGCGCCCGACCACCAAGCTCGTCATCGGCACCGAGGTCCTGCTCGGGCCGGGCAGCTACGACCGGGAGACCGGCCAGTGGGCGACCAGGATCTACGGCATCGCGGGCGAGGCGATGCTCAACTTCGGCCCGGTCGGCGCGGTCGCCTCGTTCGTCCCGCTCGGCCTGCTGGTCCGCTGGTCCCGACGGTTCTACCGACGTGCCCGTGACCAGCCCGACCTGGTGCCGAAACTGCTGGCTCCCGCACTAGGCGTGGCAACCGTCCTGGTCCTCAGCAGCGACCTCGACAACATCGTCGTCTTCCTCCTCGGCCGCTTCATCCCCCTAGCCACCATAACCCTCCTAGCCCTAACCTCCACCCCCCTCTCCCCCCGCCCCCTCTCCCCCCGCCCCCTGTCTCCGCGATCTAGGGCGAATGGGGGCTAGATGATCTCCGATCGCCACCATTCGCCCTAGATCGCGAAAGAGGGGGGTGGGGGAGGGGGGAGAGGGGAGGGGAGGGAGGGGGTTATGGGAGGGGGAGGGTGAGGGTGAAGGTGGTGCCGGTGCCGGGGGTGCTGGTTACGGTGATGGTGCCGCCGTGGGCGGTGACGATCTGTTGGGTGATGGCGAGTCCGAGGCCGCTGCCGCCGGTGCCCCGCCCACGGGCCGAGTCCGCCCGCCAGAACCGGTCGAACACGTGCGGCAGTGCGTCGGGCGCGATGCCCGAGCCGTCGTCGGACACCCGTACGAGCGCGGACGTGGTGTCGATCCGGGAGGCGTACAGGGTGACGTTGCCGCCCGGTGCGGTGGCCCGCAGCGCGTTGGTGATCAGGTTGCCCACCACCTGCCGTAACCGGTCCGGGTCGGCGTGCACGGTGACCGGCTCGGCGACCGCCCGCAGGGTGATCCCGGCCGCCTCGGCCAGCGCCAGGTGGGCGGTACGGCAGGTCTCCAGCAACTCGGCCAGGTCGACGAACACCCTGTGGTACGCGAGCGTGCCCGCCTCGGCCAGCGCCAGCTCCTGGAGGTCGTCGACGATCCGCTGCTGGAGCACCGCCTCCTCGTGCAGCGAGGCGAACAGCTCCGGGTCCGGGGTGATCACCCCGTCCTTGAGCGCCTCCAGGTAGCCGCGCAGGTTCGCCAGCGGGCTGCGCAGTTCGTGCGCGACGTCGGCGACCAGCCGGCGTTGTCGCTCCTCACCCCGTTGCAGCGAGTCGGCCATCTGGTTGAACGAGCGGCCCAGTTCGGCCAGCTCGTCCCGGCCCTCGACCGGCACCCTGCCCCCGAGGTCGCCCCGGCCGAGCCGCTGCGCGGCGGCGGTGAGCCGGCCGATCGGGCGGAGCACCCGGTGGCTCAGCAACGCGGTGCAGAGGATCGCGACCCCGGCCACGCCGGCCACCCCGGCCAGCATCGGCCCGCTGGTCAGCGCCGCTGCCGGGTCGCCCTGCGCGCCCAGGTAGAGCCGCGCCGGCTGCGGCGCCACGTCGTTGATCTGAAGGTTGAAGACCTGGGTCAGGCAGTTGATCGTGTCGTCCGGGGTCGTGGAGCCATCGGTGGGGATCGGTACGGGTCGCACCGAGCTGCTGCCCGTCGGTTGCGTCGGCGCGAGCGGGCTGCCGCTATCCGGCGTGGCCCGGTCGGGGCTGTTGGGTGCCGGCAAGGAGTCTTTCGAGGCGATGCAGTTGTCGGTCCTGGTCAGGTCGGCCTCGGTGTCCCGTCCCGCCTGGGCGGTGCCGACCCGGCAGTTTTCGGTCAGGTCCGGGGCGAACCGCTCGTCGTCCGCGGTGGGCTCGAACGCGGGCACACCGAGCGCGCCGGGTGTGGTGGTCACTCCGACCCCCGATCGGGTGAGGCAGGCGGCGAGGAGAATCCCGGAGCGGTAGTTCCCGATCGCGTTGACCGTGCTCGCGGCGAGCTGCGCGGTGGGTACGCCGGCCAGCGACAGGGTCGGTCGCGGGTTGACCAAGGCGCTGAGCGGGCCGAGCGGTCGGGTGGCCCGGTCCGGGTTCTCCTCGGTGTCGGTGTCGACCACCACGTCGACGTCGGTTTCCAGATGGATCCGCTGGCCGGTGTCGCGGTGCAGCCGCTGGACCAGGGTGGGTACCCCCTCCCAGGTGCCCTGGCGGCTGGCGTACGCCCTGAGTTCGGAGCTGATCATGTCGATCTGTGCCTGGTCGGCGCTGGCCGTGGCGCTGAGCTGCTGACGGGCCTGGCGCAGGGTCAGCCAGGCGGTTGCCCCGGTCGCACTGAGCGCCACGAGCATGACCAGCCCCAGCACCCGGAACCGGAAGCTCACGACGTGACCGCCGCCGGAACACCCGTGTCGGAGAACCGGTAGCCGCGGCCGAAGACGGTCTGCACGTACCGGGGTTCGGTGGCGTCGGCCTCGATCTTGCGGCGCAGGTTCATCACGTGTACGTCGACCGTGCGTTCCAGTACGTAGTGGTCGAACCCGAACGCCTTGTCGATGATCTGTGCCCGGGTGAACGCCCGGCCCGGTTCGCTGGCCAGCACCTCCAGGATGCCGAACTCCTTGGCGGTCAGCACTATCGGCCGCCCGGAGATCCGTACCTCGAACCGGCCGGCGTCGATCTCCAGGTCACCGACCCGCAGTACCGCCTGCCCGCCCGCGCTGACCACACCGGCGCGGCGCAGCAGTGCCCGTACCCGGGCGGCCAGCTCACGAGGGCTGTACGGCTTGGTCAGGTAGTCGTCGGCGCCGAGATCGAGACCGAGCAGGATGTCGTCCTCGGTGGTACGGGCGGTCAGCAGCAGGATCGGCAGGTCCGACTCGGCCCGCAGCACCCGACACACGTCCAGCCCGTCGACCACCGGCATCATCACGTCGAGCACCACCAGGTCGGGGCGGCGGGCCCGTACCTGGTCGAGGGCGGCCCGACCGTCGCCGACCAGCAGGACGCTGTGTCCCTCCCGTTCGAGGTAGATCCGAACGAGGTTCGCCTGCTTGCGATCGTCCTCGGCAACCAGGATCCGTGCGCCCATGACTCCCCATCCTGACGGGTATCGGTCGGGCGGATTCAACCGGTGACCCGTTAAGTATTCGTGAAGACAGGATGCGGAAGCCGTACGGCACCGAACGTCCGGTTCGGCGCACGGTGAGGCAACCGCTTCTTGATCGGTTCTTCACACCCGGCCGCCTACGGTAGCCCGCATGTCGGTACCTCAGCTACCGGGCGGCTCGCTCGGATCGCGTCTGACCAGCCACGATGCGCGATTGCGATGGGAGGCTCGGCGCCGGATCAGGGTAACCCTGGCGGTCCGCCGCGCCGAGGCGGCGGCCGTCACCCGCGCTTCCGGCCCGCCGTCGCAGACCGAGCACGGGTACGCGCCACCGCCCGTGCCCGCTCCGAACGAGGGCACTGGCGATCACGGATCGTACGGGGTCGCGGCCCTCTCCGACGCAACCGCCGTGGCCGAGGTACACCTGCGCCGGCAACGCCACCGAGAGCAGGAGTGGGCCGCGTAGCACCTGCTGGACAACGCCGGCGGGGATGACGCCGAACGGTGCATCTATATGGGCGTGCATCAATACCAAGAAGGGTATCGTGGTGCCCGTACGCGTCCGGTGGCGATGGCCGCAACAATTGTCACAATCGTCATCGGCGACAGCCCGTTCGGGATCGCCGCCCCGGTCGCGTCGACCTGCCCCGGTGTCTCCCGGGTCGGTTGGTCGACCCGGACGGCGGTCACGGTGGTCAGGGCGGCGTCGGGATCAGCAGCGTGTTTGTTCACCGCCACCCGGCCCGCGCCCCCAACCCGCTGGCCCGGGTCAATGCGGTGGACGAGTGCAGGGATCGAGCGCCGTACCGCCGAACGGGCGGTGACAACGCATTCGGCGATTGCGCGGGATCGGGGTGCCCGGCAGTCGCGGTGACGACTGAATCGCCGTGCCGACGCTCATTCGCTCAATTCCGTCCGCTCGCCGACGAGCGCTCTAATGAATTCCCGGTCACGGGTCGCCACGACCGGGTGCAGCGGACGGCCGTCCGCTTTCGCAACCGTAACCGTAACCGCGAAATGAGTCCGCCCCGGCCGGTGGAATCCAAACGCGACTAGCCGACGTGGCACCAGTGCGGCAACGTACGCTCCCGCGGTGTGCGGAGCCCGATGCGCTCGTCTCGGTGCGGGAACCTAGGTTGGCGGCATGACCTCCTTCGTGGTTCACCGTAACGGCCGGCCGGCGACCGTCGCGGAGTTGGCGCCGCTGGCCTTCGCGGGTTACGCCCACTTCACCGCCATGCAGGTACGCGGCGGCCGGGTCCGGGGCCTCGACCTTCACCTGGAGCGGCTGCGGGTCGCCTCGGTGCGGATGTTCGGCCGGGCGCTGCCCGACGAGCGCGTACGGTCCTGTCTGCGGGCGGCGATCGGGGCGGGACCGGCCGACCTCTCGCTGACGGCCACGCTGTACTCGCCGACGGCCGGGTTCACCCCGGACGGGGTGATGGCCGAGCCCGAGGTGTTGGTCCGTACCGGGCCGGCGGTGTCCGGCCCGCCGGGCCCGCTGACGCTGACGACGGTCGAGTACGAGCGGGCCCTGCCGGCGGTGAAGCACGTCGGCGAGGTGGCCAAGACGTACTTCGTCCGTCGAGCCGTCGAACAGGGCTTCGACGACGCCGTGTTCGTCGACCGCCGGGGGCGGCTGAGCGAGGCGACCATCTGGAACCTGGCCTTCTGGGACGGGACCTCGGTGGTGTGGCCGGAGGCGGACATGCTGGGCGGGACCACCATGGGCATCGTCCGCCGGCGGCTGGACCGACTCGGGGTTCCCCAGCGGACCCGGGAGATCACGCTCGCCGACCTGCCGGGCCTGGCCGGGGCGGTGGTGATGAACTCGTGGACGCCGGGCGTTGCCGTACACCGGATAGGCGGGGTGTCGCTGCCCGAGGCGCCGTCCTTCGTGGAGCTGCTGCACCGGGCCCACCGGGACGAACCTCTGACCTCACCATAACGGCCGGCCGGGTGCAGCCGAACTCCCGAGAATCGTGGGTGACCCGCATTGATGCCGGTCGGCGCCCTGGTAGATGGCGGAATTCATAACTTGTTCCCTGTATGAGGGGTTGACCGGTGTTTCGTCGCCTGCCGCCGGTCACAGTTGCGCCCATTGCGCGTAGATGGGTCACGGCACCCTCGGGTGTGGACAGACAGTCGAGAGATGTTGTGATTCTTTCGTCGTACGGTCGGGTCTGTGGCGCGGGTTATGACGTACCATCGTGTTTTCCGTGGGGAGGGGTAGCCGGTGAGTGAATATGTATTGACCGAGAAGCGCGGGTCCGACGCCGGGCCGGAGATGATCGGCGGGGAATTCCGCCGGCAGCGGGCGAACTTCATAAATCTCATCTCGAAGCTCGATCCGGCGGACTGGAACGCGAAGTCCCGGTGCCCGGACTGGTCGGTGCACGACCTGGTCGGACACGTGATCAACATTGCCGAGTTGCACGTCATCTCACTGAGCGGCGGCCCGGGGATCGAGCGCTTCATGCGGCACACCCCGTTCGACCCGAACCGCACTCCCGCCAGGTGGCTGGCGGACTCGCCACAGCTCAGCCCGGAGGCGACGATCGAGAAACTGCGGAGCCTGGTGGAGGAGGAGCGGGAGCAGTTCGCGAAACATCCCGGCGTGCCGGAGGACGGCATGATGGTGGCGCCGACCGGCCGTCAGGTGCACTGGTCCACCCGATCCCTGCACTCCCTCTGGGACGCCTGGATCCACGAGCGGGACGTGGCACTGGCCCTCGGCGTGGAGCCGGAGTCCAAGCCCGAGGACTTCCCCATGATCACCATGTACGGCCTCCTGATCGCCGCGGGTGTCGCCGCCGGCACGGGTAACCCGCAGTCCGTGACGCTCGAACTTCGCAACGGCGGCGAGTCACGCTACGAGATCGGCATCGACGACGGCGACGTGTACGTCGTCATGGGGACCGACTCCGGCCCGCAGGGGCACGGGTCGACGATCGAGGTGATGGAGAGCCTCACCGGCCGTGGCGCCGGACTGGCCCAGGCCCTGCGGGCGCCGGAGCCCGTCGTCAACGCCATGAGCCTGCTCGGTCTCATCATGTCGGGAGCGGTGGCAATGCCCCCGGGCGCCGCCGGGGCCGGACCACCCAGCGCGGGGTGAAAGTGCCGGCGGGCGGCCCGGATCAGGGCCAGCGAGTGCCGGCGTCGAGGCGGCGGTCGAGGAGTTGGC is a window of Micromonospora sp. NBC_01699 DNA encoding:
- a CDS encoding GNAT family N-acetyltransferase, translating into MLTGRLVGLRPMQADDLDFLTDLANAPQVRGNVVGWDWPVARDAQRDWFQGASRDPRNRRLTVVDRITGGPVGLTGLWEVDWHNRSALTAVKLMPGATPRGAGTDSIMLTMAWAFYDVGLRRLHSTILDFNAGSLGAYVRRCGWQVEGCDREAVFRRGRWHDLTRVAILRPEFDALPDAPEYVERACGPTPVPVQPTPDHPARHLDPAARI
- a CDS encoding glycosyltransferase translates to MTGLRVAILFKHRQSGRWLLPQVEELRRRGHQVLVVLPPGPGPLPAELARRGFEVVESPFDFRFRPSPATLRGLWRLRRLLRDLRLDILKYHLYASALAARFTSVGLRLGRVHVVVGPLFLESRIIRLVERWLWRADDVIVCGTEYTSRRYGALGVPAERRPSTTPGIDTGHFSRERFVAEQRAVAGPAVTGRQPVVAQRRSDGQRSGPTGTDGPTAADLRAKIRAELGIDQDAFVVVMVAYVYAPKRLTYHGRGIKGHDILLPAWQSFQARRPRSHLLLIGGGFSPAGERHRRELVHRFEVDADPSITWLESVTEVRPYYNASDLSVSPSLSEGHGAPVEAGAMSLPSIVSDAGGLPEVVDKASGWVVPAGRVGPLEAALASAYREFGAGVLPRRGDAARERMVRFFDHGPAAEAIADIVERTAAEVRSR
- a CDS encoding glycosyltransferase family 4 protein — translated: MRVVVTSETRFSRTPDGSVWTQDGPAYPFFSRYLAAFDTVRVVARIRQVDEPAGGSHRVDGPGVELWPVPHYIGPRQYLSRWREIRQAVCAAARPGDAVILRVPSPTGSMLAGWRERQRLPYAVEVVGDPYDVFAPGVVDHPLRPFLRHWGTTRLRHLCRRAGAVAYVTERHLQSRYPTRPGTVSAAYSSVDLPADAFVSGPRRIERSPRPGTLISIGSLDQLYKGIDTVIEALAQLTGTGIDARLVHLGDGRFRPRLEQLAARLGVADRVTFAGTVPAGAAVRAHLDAADLVVMPSRTEGLPRALIEAMARGLPAVGSTVGGIPELLADADLVSPDDPAALTEAIRRFLTQPERLSAASARNLNRARDYSLASLRPRRDQFYRTVRDATARRTPVGGRT
- a CDS encoding glycosyltransferase encodes the protein MTSSPTRRDRLGDHPTRPGECPYPVTDRAVRVTHVIGWLDRGGAETVSLDLCRAIPSTDVRQTFVTLNGREGSLADDFRATGAGVTQCPVTPLRTFGPRLWRCLRALRPDVVVSHVSLTSAVILLVARFAGVPVRIARMWSEGDGRPDTRARRIRRAVLRRLLRRVATDVLGVTTAALALAGPPTGDRRYRVLYNSVDPSRVGGWEREAARSRWRLPSDVPVLAYLGRSAPEKNRPFLIEVHRAVRAHRPDARLFVVGPGGADDLLGAYPEIVDDPLVVLAGESDEIASVLAATDVLLLPSRREGLPGVVLEALAAGVPVLATDLPCLREVEPRVRGLALLPLADGPQRWADAAVAQIQLGPVERAEIRRSLHSSPFLLANAVAQWRTLWTIGRR
- a CDS encoding ATP-binding protein, whose amino-acid sequence is MSFRFRVLGLVMLVALSATGATAWLTLRQARQQLSATASADQAQIDMISSELRAYASRQGTWEGVPTLVQRLHRDTGQRIHLETDVDVVVDTDTEENPDRATRPLGPLSALVNPRPTLSLAGVPTAQLAASTVNAIGNYRSGILLAACLTRSGVGVTTTPGALGVPAFEPTADDERFAPDLTENCRVGTAQAGRDTEADLTRTDNCIASKDSLPAPNSPDRATPDSGSPLAPTQPTGSSSVRPVPIPTDGSTTPDDTINCLTQVFNLQINDVAPQPARLYLGAQGDPAAALTSGPMLAGVAGVAGVAILCTALLSHRVLRPIGRLTAAAQRLGRGDLGGRVPVEGRDELAELGRSFNQMADSLQRGEERQRRLVADVAHELRSPLANLRGYLEALKDGVITPDPELFASLHEEAVLQQRIVDDLQELALAEAGTLAYHRVFVDLAELLETCRTAHLALAEAAGITLRAVAEPVTVHADPDRLRQVVGNLITNALRATAPGGNVTLYASRIDTTSALVRVSDDGSGIAPDALPHVFDRFWRADSARGRGTGGSGLGLAITQQIVTAHGGTITVTSTPGTGTTFTLTLPLP
- a CDS encoding response regulator transcription factor, producing the protein MGARILVAEDDRKQANLVRIYLEREGHSVLLVGDGRAALDQVRARRPDLVVLDVMMPVVDGLDVCRVLRAESDLPILLLTARTTEDDILLGLDLGADDYLTKPYSPRELAARVRALLRRAGVVSAGGQAVLRVGDLEIDAGRFEVRISGRPIVLTAKEFGILEVLASEPGRAFTRAQIIDKAFGFDHYVLERTVDVHVMNLRRKIEADATEPRYVQTVFGRGYRFSDTGVPAAVTS